Proteins found in one Nocardia brasiliensis ATCC 700358 genomic segment:
- a CDS encoding FAD-dependent oxidoreductase, producing the protein MTDVPVTEIGRDSRRVRYPAAPGLADLGRGGIRPRAVVVGAGIAGLAAATGLAERGVDVEVVEREHHLGGRVGGWTQQLPDGTPVAMNRGFHAFFAQYYNLRKLLSRSDPQLGRLRRLDDYPLIDGHGRLDSFRGLPRTPPWNALAFALRSPTFRLRDLIRLDARAAAPLATVSVPGIYELLDHLDAETFLREINFPEAARHLAFEVFSRSFFVEPRHMSAAELATMFHIYFLGSSEGLVFDVAADNFDVSLWTPLREYLTAPDVPGSVRFHPGVAVDRIETTGGSFIVIDDAAATISADAVVLAADSAGLRRIVAASPTLGTAEWRSDIADLATAPSFAVYRLWLDRPVRADRPGFLGTGGMDPLDNISVVHTYERQASDWAREHGGSVLELHAYAVADGPPPDGQAEQVRRRLLARLHEIYPETADARIVGETMLWREDCPRFAPGDFARRPGVRTPQPGLVLAGDGIRVDLPVALMERAATTGWLAANALLSRWGGAGHRLQTVPGQGRSAVLRSLAGRGRTTR; encoded by the coding sequence ATGACAGACGTACCCGTCACCGAAATCGGGCGCGATTCGCGCCGGGTGCGCTATCCCGCGGCGCCGGGCCTGGCCGATCTCGGCCGCGGGGGAATACGGCCCAGGGCGGTCGTCGTAGGCGCGGGCATCGCGGGGTTGGCCGCCGCGACCGGCTTGGCCGAGCGCGGTGTCGACGTCGAGGTCGTCGAGCGGGAGCATCATCTGGGTGGGCGAGTGGGCGGCTGGACGCAGCAGCTCCCCGACGGCACGCCGGTCGCCATGAACCGCGGCTTCCACGCCTTCTTCGCGCAGTATTACAACTTGCGGAAGTTGTTGTCGCGCAGCGATCCACAGCTCGGCAGGCTGCGCAGACTGGACGACTATCCGCTGATCGACGGCCACGGCCGCCTGGACAGTTTCCGCGGTCTGCCCCGCACGCCACCGTGGAACGCGCTCGCCTTCGCGCTGCGCAGCCCCACCTTCCGGTTACGTGATCTGATCCGGCTCGACGCGCGCGCGGCAGCGCCGTTGGCCACGGTCTCGGTACCAGGTATCTACGAGCTGCTCGACCACCTCGACGCGGAAACCTTCCTGCGCGAGATCAACTTCCCGGAAGCGGCCCGGCACTTGGCCTTCGAAGTGTTCTCGCGCAGCTTCTTCGTCGAACCCCGGCACATGTCGGCCGCGGAACTGGCGACGATGTTCCACATCTATTTCCTCGGCTCCAGCGAGGGACTGGTATTCGACGTCGCGGCCGACAATTTCGACGTGAGCCTGTGGACGCCGTTGCGGGAATACCTCACCGCACCCGATGTTCCGGGCAGCGTCCGGTTCCACCCGGGCGTCGCGGTGGATCGGATCGAAACCACCGGCGGCAGTTTCATCGTCATCGACGATGCCGCCGCGACGATCTCGGCCGACGCGGTGGTGCTGGCGGCCGATAGCGCCGGCCTGCGTCGCATCGTGGCCGCGTCGCCGACGCTCGGCACCGCCGAATGGCGGTCTGACATAGCGGATTTGGCGACAGCGCCGAGCTTCGCCGTCTATCGTCTGTGGCTGGACCGGCCGGTGCGCGCGGATCGGCCCGGATTCCTGGGGACCGGCGGGATGGACCCGCTGGACAACATCAGCGTCGTGCACACCTACGAACGCCAGGCGTCCGACTGGGCTCGCGAACACGGCGGCAGCGTCCTCGAACTGCACGCCTATGCGGTAGCGGACGGGCCGCCGCCGGACGGACAGGCCGAGCAGGTGCGCCGTCGGCTGCTCGCACGGCTACACGAGATCTACCCCGAAACCGCCGACGCCCGAATCGTCGGCGAAACCATGTTGTGGCGCGAGGACTGCCCTCGATTCGCGCCTGGCGACTTCGCGCGCAGGCCCGGAGTGCGGACACCGCAACCCGGACTCGTGCTCGCCGGTGACGGCATCCGCGTCGACCTACCGGTCGCGCTGATGGAACGAGCCGCGACCACCGGCTGGCTCGCGGCGAACGCGCTGCTGAGCCGGTGGGGTGGTGCGGGGCACCGGTTGCAGACGGTACCGGGGCAGGGGCGCTCGGCGGTATTGCGCTCGTTGGCCGGCCGCGGAAGGACTACTCGATGA
- a CDS encoding lycopene cyclase domain-containing protein codes for MNFGGIGYTLPAVAAVAVVCVLEWKWLRTGLFRRPAYWLSMVIVLAFQIPVDGWLTKLHAPIVSYDPKHILGLRFPLDIPVEDFLFGFALVTAVLLGWERTRQRQEEPRR; via the coding sequence GTGAACTTCGGTGGCATCGGCTACACGCTGCCCGCCGTCGCGGCGGTCGCCGTCGTCTGCGTACTGGAGTGGAAATGGCTGCGCACCGGGCTGTTTCGCCGTCCGGCCTACTGGCTGTCGATGGTGATCGTGCTCGCCTTCCAGATCCCGGTCGACGGCTGGCTGACCAAGCTGCACGCTCCCATCGTCAGCTACGACCCGAAGCATATTCTCGGACTTCGCTTTCCGCTGGACATCCCGGTGGAGGACTTTCTCTTCGGGTTCGCGCTGGTGACCGCGGTGCTGCTCGGCTGGGAGCGGACGCGGCAGCGACAGGAGGAACCTCGACGATGA
- a CDS encoding lycopene cyclase domain-containing protein, translated as MDRWHYLLVLLACVLLTVPLEFVGQGVYRRPRLLLGALVPVAAFVLWDLVAIAAGVWSFNPRYVVGVRLPGGLPLEELLFFVVVPLCGLLTFVAVERLLRTAATLRRKRAER; from the coding sequence GTGGATCGATGGCATTATCTCCTCGTCCTGCTCGCGTGTGTACTGCTGACGGTCCCACTGGAATTCGTCGGCCAGGGCGTGTATCGCAGGCCTCGACTGCTGCTCGGCGCCCTCGTGCCGGTCGCGGCGTTCGTCCTCTGGGATCTCGTCGCGATCGCCGCCGGCGTGTGGAGTTTCAACCCGCGCTACGTGGTCGGAGTCCGGTTGCCGGGCGGGCTACCGCTGGAGGAACTCCTGTTCTTCGTGGTGGTACCGCTGTGCGGGCTACTGACCTTCGTAGCGGTCGAGCGGCTGTTGCGCACCGCCGCGACGTTGCGCCGGAAGCGGGCCGAGCGGTGA
- a CDS encoding phytoene/squalene synthase family protein, producing the protein MTRAELDAAGISDPALRRSYRECRALNARHGKTFFLATRLLAPDQRPAVHALYGFARRADDILDGFDPLLTVPERAGRLGALAQQFESGDADGDPVLAAVLHTAERYRIPGHLFDAFLASMRMDLSVTDYANRSELDDYVYGSAEVIGLQLLPVLGTATSVAQAAPYAAALGKAFQLTNFLRDIDEDLARDRVYLPADELAAHGVDRELLLWCSRNRKAEPRVRAALAAQHEVTRGIYDYARAGIEALAPRSRPCVATALTLYARILDRIEQRDFEVFGHRARVGTGTRLRVGVSGAVEAWWVRRRNDARPVPVSVPAPVRGTADEDR; encoded by the coding sequence ATGACGCGCGCCGAACTCGACGCCGCGGGGATCAGCGATCCGGCCCTGCGCCGGTCCTACCGAGAATGCCGGGCGCTCAACGCCAGACACGGCAAGACCTTCTTCCTCGCGACACGGTTGCTCGCGCCGGATCAGCGACCCGCGGTACACGCCCTGTACGGGTTCGCACGGCGGGCGGACGATATCCTCGACGGCTTCGATCCGTTGCTCACCGTGCCCGAGCGCGCTGGCCGATTAGGTGCGCTGGCACAGCAATTCGAGTCCGGCGACGCAGACGGCGACCCGGTGCTCGCCGCGGTGCTGCACACCGCCGAGCGCTATCGAATCCCTGGGCATCTCTTCGACGCGTTCCTCGCCTCGATGCGGATGGACCTGTCGGTGACCGACTACGCGAACCGGTCCGAACTCGACGACTATGTCTACGGTTCGGCCGAGGTGATCGGACTGCAGCTGCTGCCGGTGCTCGGGACCGCGACGTCGGTGGCTCAGGCCGCACCGTACGCGGCGGCCTTGGGTAAAGCGTTCCAGCTCACCAACTTTCTGCGCGATATCGACGAGGATCTGGCTCGCGACCGCGTGTACCTGCCCGCCGATGAGCTCGCCGCGCACGGCGTCGATCGGGAACTGCTGCTGTGGTGTAGCAGGAATCGCAAAGCCGAGCCGCGGGTCCGTGCCGCATTGGCCGCACAACACGAGGTCACCCGGGGGATCTACGACTACGCCCGCGCCGGGATCGAGGCGCTGGCGCCGCGATCCCGGCCCTGCGTAGCGACGGCACTGACGCTCTACGCGCGCATTCTCGATCGCATCGAGCAGCGCGACTTCGAAGTCTTCGGCCATCGGGCGCGGGTCGGCACCGGGACGCGGCTGCGCGTCGGCGTATCCGGTGCGGTCGAAGCATGGTGGGTCCGTCGGCGCAATGACGCACGGCCTGTACCGGTTTCGGTGCCCGCACCGGTGCGTGGCACCGCCGATGAGGATCGCTGA
- the crtI gene encoding phytoene desaturase family protein — MRTVKGRTDHVVVVGAGLAGLSTAVHLAGRGRSVTVVERDATPGGRMGRLDIDGYRIDTGPTVFTMPDLLDDVFAAVGEKTADRVDLIPVAPAYQARFADGRTLDVHSDAEEMTRRVGAFAGPDQAAGYRRLRDWLSRLYAAEFDRFIGSNFESPLSLVSPALARLVALGGFRGWDRKVAEFISDPQLRRVFTFQSLYAGVAPQRALAAYAVIAYMDTMAGVYFPRGGMRAVPDALAAAATDAGVRFRYGASVTELVRSGGRVHAVRTDQSDEIACDAVVLTTELHRSHALLGHRSRRPIAVRAAPSAVILHLGCDRGSEIPHHSLLFGAAWESVFRDIIADGRVMSDPSLLLTRPTAADPSLAPPGRDLCYLLAPAPNLTRGEIDWDRTGPEYAEQILAIARRRLGPDALRGAEVLQVVTPADWARQDMLDGSPFALAHTFAQTGPFRPANMIRGIENVVLAGGSTVPGVGIPPVLISGRLAADRVTGTWSEAGQAAFADRQVR, encoded by the coding sequence ATGCGCACCGTAAAAGGCCGCACCGATCATGTCGTGGTCGTCGGCGCGGGGCTGGCGGGTTTGTCGACCGCCGTGCACCTGGCCGGTCGAGGGCGTTCGGTCACGGTGGTCGAGCGGGACGCCACGCCGGGCGGCCGGATGGGCCGGCTCGACATCGATGGCTATCGCATCGACACCGGCCCGACCGTGTTCACGATGCCGGACCTGCTCGATGACGTTTTCGCGGCGGTAGGGGAGAAGACCGCGGACCGGGTGGATCTGATCCCGGTGGCTCCCGCCTATCAGGCGCGGTTCGCCGATGGCCGCACGCTCGACGTGCACAGCGACGCCGAGGAGATGACGCGGCGGGTCGGCGCGTTCGCCGGACCCGACCAAGCCGCGGGATACCGCAGGCTGCGTGACTGGCTGTCCCGGCTGTACGCGGCGGAGTTCGATCGCTTCATCGGATCGAACTTCGAGTCGCCGCTGTCGCTGGTGTCGCCCGCCCTGGCCCGGCTGGTCGCCCTGGGCGGGTTCCGCGGGTGGGACCGCAAGGTCGCCGAGTTCATCAGCGATCCGCAATTGCGGCGCGTCTTCACTTTTCAGTCGCTGTACGCCGGCGTCGCCCCTCAGCGCGCGCTGGCGGCGTACGCCGTGATCGCCTACATGGACACCATGGCGGGCGTGTACTTTCCGCGCGGGGGCATGCGTGCGGTGCCGGACGCGTTGGCAGCGGCAGCAACCGATGCCGGTGTGCGGTTCCGTTATGGCGCGTCGGTGACGGAGCTGGTCAGATCCGGCGGTCGAGTGCACGCCGTGCGTACCGATCAGAGTGACGAAATAGCTTGTGACGCAGTGGTCCTGACCACAGAACTGCACCGTAGCCACGCTTTGCTCGGCCATCGTTCGCGACGTCCGATCGCCGTACGCGCCGCCCCCTCGGCGGTGATCCTGCACCTCGGTTGCGACCGCGGCAGCGAGATCCCGCACCATTCACTGCTGTTCGGCGCGGCGTGGGAGAGCGTCTTCCGGGACATCATCGCCGACGGGCGGGTCATGTCCGACCCTTCGCTGCTGCTCACCCGGCCCACTGCCGCGGATCCCTCGCTTGCCCCGCCGGGGCGAGACCTGTGTTATCTGCTTGCGCCCGCACCGAATCTGACCCGCGGCGAAATAGATTGGGATCGAACAGGTCCGGAGTACGCCGAGCAGATCCTCGCCATCGCGCGCCGGCGGCTGGGGCCCGACGCGCTGCGCGGGGCGGAGGTGCTGCAGGTGGTGACACCCGCGGACTGGGCCCGTCAGGACATGCTCGACGGCAGTCCCTTCGCCCTGGCCCACACCTTCGCGCAGACGGGACCATTCCGCCCCGCCAACATGATCCGCGGTATCGAGAACGTGGTGCTGGCCGGCGGGTCCACGGTGCCGGGCGTCGGGATACCGCCGGTGCTGATCTCCGGCCGCCTGGCCGCGGATCGGGTCACCGGCACATGGAGCGAGGCCGGGCAGGCCGCCTTCGCGGATCGGCAGGTCCGATGA
- a CDS encoding polyprenyl synthetase family protein, whose amino-acid sequence MSTVYFDPVGPPRTVAGWDRGHDFARWQHELRDRVLGELDDFLRQARIEELAITGVDEVLRQYVLGGKCLRSTFMYLGWLCGEEPDPAAVRAAASLELLHAFALLQDDVMDEGMLRRGEAAAHLRLAERHQTNGRSGSAARFGASAATLLGDMCLVWAEQMLRDSGVAPAALARLWSLYDRMRIELAVGQFADLSNDSRELPTLDAVLAIARAKSGNYTVRRPLELGAALADCPPTTRTVLGHYGTLIGEAFQLRDDLLGIFGSAAITGKPEDSDLGQHKATSVVVTAFEVADSATRIELAELIGQPVLDTAAIARCRELIAASGAPEYIESMIADRVADATEMLGAAALAADRRAALEHMALLCTARQL is encoded by the coding sequence GTGAGCACAGTGTATTTCGATCCGGTCGGACCGCCGCGGACGGTGGCCGGGTGGGATCGCGGGCACGACTTCGCCCGCTGGCAGCACGAACTTCGTGATCGAGTGCTCGGCGAACTCGACGACTTCTTGAGGCAGGCTCGAATCGAGGAGCTGGCGATCACGGGTGTCGACGAGGTGTTGCGGCAGTACGTGCTCGGCGGCAAATGCCTGCGCTCCACCTTCATGTACCTGGGCTGGCTGTGCGGGGAGGAGCCGGATCCGGCCGCCGTGCGGGCGGCCGCCAGTCTGGAGTTGTTGCACGCCTTCGCTTTGCTGCAAGACGATGTGATGGACGAGGGGATGCTGCGCCGTGGCGAAGCGGCCGCTCATCTGCGACTGGCCGAGCGGCATCAGACGAACGGCCGATCCGGGTCGGCGGCCCGGTTCGGTGCGTCGGCGGCGACCCTGCTCGGTGATATGTGCCTGGTGTGGGCCGAACAGATGCTGCGCGACAGCGGGGTCGCGCCCGCGGCGCTGGCGCGATTGTGGTCGCTGTACGACCGGATGCGGATCGAATTGGCGGTGGGGCAGTTCGCCGACCTGTCCAACGACAGCCGGGAACTGCCCACCCTGGACGCGGTGCTGGCCATCGCGCGCGCGAAATCGGGCAATTACACCGTGCGCCGTCCGCTGGAACTCGGTGCGGCACTGGCCGATTGCCCGCCGACCACGAGAACCGTGCTCGGCCACTACGGCACGCTGATCGGCGAGGCCTTCCAGCTGCGTGACGATCTGCTCGGCATCTTCGGGTCCGCCGCGATCACCGGGAAGCCGGAAGACAGTGACCTCGGCCAGCACAAAGCGACCAGCGTGGTGGTCACCGCGTTCGAGGTGGCCGACAGCGCTACTCGAATCGAGTTGGCGGAGTTGATCGGTCAGCCGGTGCTCGACACCGCCGCGATCGCGCGCTGCCGGGAGTTGATCGCGGCGAGCGGGGCGCCGGAGTACATCGAGTCGATGATCGCCGACCGGGTGGCCGATGCCACCGAAATGCTCGGCGCCGCCGCGCTGGCCGCGGATCGGCGCGCGGCACTGGAACATATGGCGCTGCTGTGCACTGCGCGGCAGCTGTGA